In a genomic window of Arvicanthis niloticus isolate mArvNil1 chromosome 8, mArvNil1.pat.X, whole genome shotgun sequence:
- the Omd gene encoding osteomodulin — protein sequence MGFLSPVHVLFFCFGVRVYCQYEAYQWDEDYDQEPNEDYEPEFQFHQNIEYGVPFYQNILGCAKECFCPTNFPTSMYCDNRKLKTIPNIPMHIQQLNLQFNDIEAVTANSFINATHLKEINLSHNKIKSQNIDYGVFAKLSNLQQLHLEHNNLEEFPFPLPKSLERLLLGYNEIATLPTNAMDGLVNVTMLDLCYNHLSDSMLKEKSLSKMKKLMQLNLCNNRLESMPPELPSSLMYLSLENNSISSIPDNYFDNLPKLHALRISHNKLEDIPYDIFNLSNLIELNVGHNKLKQAFYIPRNLEHLYLQNNEIESINVTMMCPSPDLLHHHHLTYLRVDQNKLKEPISSYIFFCFPRIHSIYYGEQRSTNGETIHLKTQVFRSYQEEEEEDYHDSQDNTLEGQEVSEEHLNSHYYEMQEWQDTT from the exons ATGGGCTTTTTAAGTCCAGTACatgtccttttcttctgttttggagTTAGAGTATACTGTCAATATGAAGCTTACCAATGGGATGAAGATTATGACCAAGAGCCAAATGAGGATTATGAGCCAGAATTCCAATTTCATCAAAATATTGAATATGGAGTTCCCTTTTATCAGAATATTTTAGGTTGTGCTAAGGAATGCTTCTGTCCAACTAACTTTCCAACATCAATGTACTGTGACAATCGGAAACTCAAGACTATCCCAAATATTCCAATGCACATTCAGCAACTCAACCTTCAGTTCAATGACATTGAGGCTGTGACTGCAAATTCATTCATCAATGCAACTCATCTTAAAGAAATTAACCTTAGCCACAACAAAATTAAATCTCAAAATATTGACTATGGTGTGTTTGCTAAACTTTCAAATCTACAACAACTTCATCTAGAGCACAATAACTTAGAAGAATTTCCCTTTCCACTTCCTAAATCTCTGGAAAGACTCCTTCTGGGTTACAATGAAATCGCCACACTTCCAACAAATGCCATGGATGGGCTGGTCAACGTGACTATGCTGGATCTCTGCTATAATCATCTTTCTGATTCGATGTTAAAAGAAAAGAGCCtttccaaaatgaaaaaattaatgcAGCTCAACCTATGTAACAACAGATTAGAATCAATGCCCCCTGAATTGCCTTCATCACTTATGTATTTATCTTTAGAAAATAATTCAATTTCATCTATACCAGACAATTATTTTGACAACCTCCCAAAACTTCATGCTCTAAGAATATCACACAACAAACTGGAAGATATTCCATATGACATCTTTAATCTTTCCAATCTTATAGAACTCAATGTTGGACACAATAAGTTGAAGCAAGCATTCTACATTCCAAGGAATTTGGAACATCTATACctacaaaataatgaaatagaaa GCATCAATGTGACAATGATGTGTCCTTCTCCTGATCTACTACATCATCACCATTTAACATATCTTCGTGTGGACCAAAATAAGCTGAAAGAACCAATAAGTTCATATATCTTCTTCTGCTTCCCTCGTATACACAGTATTTATTATGGTGAGCAGAGGAGCACTAATGGTGAAACAATTCACCTGAAGACCCAAGTTTTCAGGAGCTaccaagaggaggaggaggaagactacCATGACAGTCAGGACAATACTCTTGAGGGTCAAGAAGTATCAGAAGAGCACTTAAATTCTCATTACTATGAAATGCAAGAGTGGCAAGATACTACATAA
- the Ogn gene encoding mimecan codes for MKTVHSMLLLLLFVPLIQPTPQTQLDSHVNYEYGTDNSEETKFSQDYEEKYLDGKSIKEKETMIIPDEKSIQLQNDEVIPSLPTKKENDEMPTCLLCVCLSGSVYCEEVDIDAVPPLPKESAYLYARFNKIKKLTAKDFADMPNLRRLDFTGNLIEDIEDSTFSKLSLLEELTLAENQLLRLPVLPPKLTLLNAKYNKIKSKGIKANTFKKLNKLSFLYLDHNDLESVPPNLPESLRVIHLQFNSISSITDDTFCKANDTRYIRERIEEIRLEGNPIALGKHPNSFICLKRLPIGSYF; via the exons ATGAAGACTGTGCACTCAATGCTTCTCCTGCTGCTCTTCGTGCCTCTGATACAGCCAACACCACAGACGCAGCTGGACTCACACGTTAACTATGAGTATGGAACAGACAATTCTGAAGAAACCAAATTTAGCCAGGATTATGAAGAGAAATACCTGGATGGGAAAAGTATTAAg GAAAAAGAAACTATGATAATTCCTGATGAGAAAAGTATTCAGTTACAAAACGATGAAGTTATACCATCATTACCcaccaagaaagaaaatgatg AGATGCCCACatgcctgctgtgtgtgtgtttaagcggCTCTGTCTACTGTGAGGAAGTTGACATTGATGCTGTCCCACCACTGCCAAAGGAATCAGCTTATCTTTATGCACgattcaacaaaattaaaaagctgaCTGCCAAGGATTTTGCAGATATGC CTAACCTAAGAAGACTTGATTTTACGGGAAATTTGATAGAAGACATAGAAGATAGTACTTTTTCAAAACTTTCTCTGTTAGAAGAACTTACGCTTGCCGAAAACCAACTACTAAGACTTCCAGTTCTTCCTCCAAAGCTTACTTTACTTAATGCCAAATACAACAAAATCAAGAGTAAAGGAATTAAAGCAAACACATTCAAA aaactgAATAAACTCTCTTTTCTCTATTTGGACCACAATGATCTGGAATCTGTGCCTCCTAATTTACCAGAAAGTCTACGTGTAATTCACCTTCAG tttaaCAGCATATCGTCAATTACAGATGATACATTCTGCAAGGCTAATGACACTCGTTACATTCGGGAGCGAATTGAAGAGATTCGCCTGGAGGGAAATCCAATTGCTCTGGGAAAGCATCCAAACAGTTTTATCTGCTTAAAAAGATTACCTATAGGGTCATACTTTTAA